Proteins encoded by one window of Nitrospirota bacterium:
- the rpiB gene encoding ribose 5-phosphate isomerase B — MKIAIASDHGGLELKESVAAFLREKGLEVEDYGVDNPESVDYPDYGIKVAIAVSNGKAERGILACGTGIGMSIVANKFPHIRAALCHDVFTARMSRLHNDANVLVLGGRTLTKEIALSMVDAWLTTDFEGGRHQRRLDKISSLEQGLFNNLKEGNKEG; from the coding sequence ATGAAAATTGCAATTGCCTCTGACCATGGGGGGCTTGAGTTAAAAGAGAGTGTAGCTGCCTTTTTGAGAGAAAAGGGGTTAGAAGTCGAAGATTATGGAGTTGATAATCCGGAATCAGTGGATTATCCTGATTATGGAATTAAAGTGGCAATAGCAGTATCGAATGGGAAAGCAGAAAGAGGCATCCTTGCATGTGGTACAGGCATAGGGATGTCAATAGTTGCAAATAAGTTTCCGCATATCCGCGCTGCATTATGTCATGATGTATTCACTGCAAGAATGAGCAGACTCCACAATGATGCCAATGTCCTTGTATTAGGCGGCCGTACACTTACCAAAGAAATTGCTCTTTCCATGGTAGATGCCTGGTTGACAACCGATTTTGAAGGCGGAAGACATCAGAGAAGATTAGATAAGATAAGTTCATTAGAACAGGGATTATTCAATAATTTAAAAGAAGGTAATAAAGAGGGGTAG
- a CDS encoding serine hydroxymethyltransferase — protein MTDLKNLDPDVYEAIQNEIARENKKIVLIASENITSKAVLEAQGCVMTNKYAEGYPHRRYYGGCEFVDVVEELAISRAKAIFGAEHVNVQPHAGTQANMGVYLSVLKYGDTVMGMNLSHGGHLSHGSKVNFSGMFYKIVSYGVKQETGLIDYDEVRRLALGNRPKIIVIGASAYSRTLDFKRFSEIAKEVGAYTLADIAHIAGLVAAGVHPSPFPYCDFVTTTTHKTLRGPRGGMIMCKAEFAKAIDKAIFPGIQGGPLMHVIAAKAVALKEALAPEFREYQAQVVANAKRLAEGLLARGYNIVSGGTDNHLMLVDLRNKGITGKDAEAALDASGITVNKNAVPYDDKPPMVTSGIRVGTPGITTRGMKEKEIDTIVEYIDKVLNSIGNEEVYKEVRMGIEDLCNRFSAY, from the coding sequence ATGACGGACTTAAAAAACTTAGACCCTGATGTTTATGAGGCTATACAGAACGAGATAGCAAGGGAGAATAAAAAGATCGTTCTCATTGCATCGGAAAATATCACAAGCAAGGCCGTGCTTGAGGCACAGGGCTGTGTGATGACCAATAAATATGCCGAAGGTTATCCTCACAGGAGATATTACGGTGGTTGCGAGTTTGTTGATGTTGTAGAAGAGCTTGCAATATCAAGGGCAAAGGCCATATTCGGGGCAGAGCATGTAAATGTCCAGCCTCATGCCGGTACTCAGGCAAATATGGGTGTATATCTTTCTGTACTAAAATATGGTGATACGGTTATGGGGATGAATCTTTCTCACGGCGGTCACCTGAGTCACGGCAGTAAGGTCAATTTCTCCGGTATGTTTTATAAGATTGTAAGTTACGGGGTAAAGCAAGAGACCGGGCTGATTGATTATGATGAGGTAAGAAGGCTCGCCCTTGGAAACCGTCCTAAGATAATCGTTATCGGTGCAAGTGCATATTCAAGGACGCTTGATTTTAAAAGATTCAGTGAGATTGCAAAAGAGGTTGGTGCTTATACACTTGCAGACATTGCACATATAGCCGGACTGGTTGCCGCAGGGGTACATCCGTCTCCTTTTCCATACTGTGACTTTGTAACTACTACTACGCACAAAACCCTTAGAGGGCCGCGCGGCGGCATGATTATGTGTAAGGCTGAATTTGCAAAGGCGATTGATAAGGCTATATTCCCAGGAATACAGGGAGGGCCATTGATGCATGTTATTGCGGCAAAGGCGGTTGCTTTGAAGGAGGCTTTGGCCCCTGAGTTTCGTGAATATCAGGCACAGGTTGTTGCCAATGCAAAACGTCTTGCAGAGGGCCTGCTTGCAAGGGGATATAATATAGTTTCAGGCGGGACTGACAACCATCTTATGCTTGTTGACCTCAGGAATAAAGGTATAACAGGCAAGGACGCAGAAGCAGCCCTTGATGCATCCGGTATAACTGTCAATAAGAATGCCGTTCCTTATGATGACAAACCGCCAATGGTTACGAGTGGAATCAGGGTCGGAACCCCTGGTATAACAACAAGGGGTATGAAGGAAAAAGAGATAGATACAATTGTTGAGTATATAGATAAGGTGCTTAACTCTATTGGAAATGAGGAAGTGTATAAAGAGGTAAGAATGGGGATAGAGGATTTGTGTAACAGATTTTCTGCTTATTAA